In one Gossypium hirsutum isolate 1008001.06 chromosome D09, Gossypium_hirsutum_v2.1, whole genome shotgun sequence genomic region, the following are encoded:
- the LOC107888566 gene encoding protein IMPAIRED IN BABA-INDUCED STERILITY 1 — MGCITSKHGGGRPVTDSPVPVVRKNGHGFTLSSSSSKHQSGRLEVDKDDEKLGENGKIINPKKSRDLRKSKRDGSGRKSGSFSFKLGFSQRFVEAEQVAAGWPVWLSSAAGEAVHGWVPLQADAFEKLDKIGQGTYSNVFKAREVETGRLVALKKVRFDNFQPESIRFMAREITILRRLNHPNVMKLEGVITSRFSSTIYLVFEYMEHDLAGLSSCPDINFTEAQVKCYMKQLLMGLEHCHSRGVMHRDIKASNILVNNQGILKLGDFGLANILTSKNKNQLTSRVVTLWYRPPELLMGSTSYEVSVDLWSVGCVFAEVLMGKPILKGRTEVEQLHKIFKLCGSPPDEYWKKLKLPHSTMFKPHHPYESCLQQRCKDIPSTALDLLEILLSVEPHKRGTASSSLMSEYFHTKPFPSDPSSLPKYSPNKEIDAKQRDDLRRKKLGGVRDPGVTRKTRRPRKTLQEANNLNKTVTKEDLRDNARFGGKNQGITANNPKPKDGIVHLNQLAFDTRSETSQLTTMSQGDIVTAPPPVITGSNSFSWAKKRKDAKSTLSYNLPSSICQISDQDSSSFIFSNTNNIFNSSTQENQNVSEGVHTDSRKLKAANGSEKLDFSGLIDQQAQNKFEKSDFFDAIDGFRHEEMMTKHNNKLKVGCSGPLVFESDQVDELLQRNENHIRLAARRTRFDKEK, encoded by the exons ATGGGTTGTATTACCTCCAAACATGGCGGCGGTAGACCGGTGACAGATTCCCCTGTTCCAGTGGTTCGTAAAAACGGCCATGGTTTTACATTATCATCTTCATCATCGAAACATCAATCTGGGAGGTTAGAGGTTGATAAAGATGATGAGAAAttgggtgaaaatggtaaaattattaaCCCAAAGAAAAGCAGAGATTTGAGGAAATCTAAAAGGGATGGTTCAGGGAGAAAGAGCGGTTCTTTTAGCTTCAAACTTGGCTTTTCTCAAAGGTTTGTGGAGGCTGAACAAGTCGCCGCCGGTTGGCCTGTTTGGCTTAGCTCTGCCGCTGGTGAAGCCGTTCACGGTTGGGTTCCTTTGCAGGCTGATGCTTTTGAGAAACTCGACAAG ATCGGACAAGGCACGTACAGTAACGTGTTCAAAGCACGCGAAGTCGAAACCGGAAGGTTGGTTGCTTTGAAGAAGGTGCGGTTCGACAACTTTCAACCCGAAAGCATTCGGTTTATGGCTCGAGAAATAACGATCCTACGTAGGCTGaaccatcctaatgtcatgaaatTAGAAGGGGTGATCACATCAAGGTTTTCAAGTACAATATACCTTGTATTTGAGTACATGGAACATGATCTTGCTGGTTTATCATCTTGTCCTGATATCAACTTCACTGAGGCTCAG GTGAAATGCTATATGAAGCAGCTATTAATGGGGTTAGAGCATTGCCATTCGCGAGGTGTAATGCATAGAGACATCAAAGCATCCAACATATTGGTGAACAATCAAGGAATTTTGAAGTTAGGGGATTTCGGATTAGCAAACATCTTAACTTCAAAGAACAAAAACCAGTTAACTAGCCGAGTCGTCACTCTCTGGTATCGCCCACCCGAGCTTTTGATGGGATCTACAAGTTATGAAGTCTCGGTGGATTTATGGAGTGTTGGTTGTGTTTTTGCTGAAGTTCTTATGGGAAAACCTATTCTTAAAGGCAGAACTGAG GTTGAACAACTGCATAAAATCTTCAAACTATGTGGTTCACCACCAGATGAGTACTGGAAAAAACTGAAGCTTCCTCATTCGACCATGTTTAAACCCCATCATCCTTACGAAAGTTGTCTCCAACAAAGGTGTAAAGACATCCCTTCAACTGCATTGGACTTGTTGGAAATCCTTCTTTCTGTTGAACCCCATAAGCGTGGAACTGCATCTTCATCTCTCATGTCCGAG TATTTCCATACGAAACCCTTCCCTTCCGACCCTTCAAGCTTGCCCAAGTATTCGCCTAATAAAGAAATCGATGCCAAACAGCGAGATGATTTGCGAAG GAAGAAGTTAGGAGGAGTTAGAGATCCAGGAGTGACAAGAAAAACAAGAAGACCACGTAAAACATTGCAGGAAGCTAACAATCTCAATAAAACAGTAACGAAGGAG GACCTACGGGATAATGCTCGATTCGGTGGCAAAAACCAGGGAATTACTGCAAATAATCCGAAACCCAAGGATGGAATTGTTCATCTGAATCAACTGGCGTTCGATACAAGATCGGAGACATCTCAATTGACAACGATGTCACAAGGCGATATTGTCACCGCTCCGCCACCGGTAATCACTGGATCCAACAGCTTTTCATGGGCGAAGAAACGGAAAGATGCGAAATCTACGCTTTCTTATAACCTACCTAGTTCGATCTGTCAAATCAGTGATCAAGATTCATCGAGCTTCATCTTCTCAAATACGAACAACATTTTCAATTCATCTACACAAGAGAACCAAAATGTTTCTGAAGGTGTTCATACTGATTCTAGGAAGCTCAAAGCCGCAAACGGATCAGAAAAGCTTGATTTTTCTGGTTTAATTGATCAACAAGCACAAAACAAGTTTGAGAAATCAGATTTCTTTGACGCCATTGATGGGTTTCGTCATGAAGAAATGATGACTAAACACAATAACAAG TTGAAAGTTGGGTGTTCGGGACCATTAGTCTTTGAATCCGATCAAGTTGATGAACTCCTACAAAGGAATGAAAACCATATCCGGTTAGCAGCTCGAAGAACAAGATTTGATAAAG AGAAATGA
- the LOC121221102 gene encoding probable WRKY transcription factor 3 — protein sequence MKITRNSQKNQPISTIIIITIIIIMQKKEEKYNLDIYKEKKRWKRKKTEEKTMAAEQGKRSKLSAPTYPTITLPPRPPIDGLFQSGSGLSPGPMTLVSAFFSDPDSTNRSFSQLLASAMASPGAKLPYNPMDDSFMEVGFENGGEKNSGFKQNRPLNLGVDNSPWFTVPPGLSPSGLLNSPGLFCLSPQSPFGKSHQQALAQVTAQAALVQSHVHAQPEYQTLSAATSSEPSIPPSSANPEETLQRMLSSDPQSSAMEYLEASQFDKKSQPCVAVDKPAEDGYNWRKYGQKQIKGCEYPRSYYKCTHPSCPVKKIVERSAEGLITEIIYKSTHNHEKPPPNKQPKGGSDGNANSQGNLELGSLVVAGNSNNLSEGKNHESTQPVELPGFSDCEEGCDEESREERDDDEPNPKRRNSTGEAAVVLSHKTVTDAKIIVQTRSEVDLLDDGYRWRKYGQKVVKGNPHPRSYYKCTSAGCNVRKHVERASSDPKAVITTYEGKHNHDVPAARNGSHNTVNNSLPQPKQQHDAVAEKHSLLQEIDFRKNVQGPAVLRLKEEQIRV from the exons ATGAAGATAACACGAAACTCTCAGAAGAACCAACCAATCtctacaataataataataacaataataataataatgcaaaaaaaagaagaaaaatacaatcttgatatatataaagagaaaaagaggTGGAAAAGAAAGAAGACAGAGGAAAAAACAATGGCAGCAGAGCAAGGAAAAAGATCAAAGCTATCAGCTCCAACATATCCCACTATAACTTTGCCACCAAGACCACCCATTGATGGCTTATTTCAATCAGGTTCTGGGTTAAGTCCAGGACCTATGACACTGGTTTCAGCTTTTTTCTCTGACCCTGACTCAACAAATAGGTCTTTTTCTCAGCTTTTAGCTAGTGCCATGGCTTCACCTGGAGCTAAACTGCCTTACAATCCCATGGATGATTCATTTATGGAAGTGGGTTTTGAAAATGGAGGTGAAAAGAATTCTGGGTTTAAACAAAACAGACCTTTGAATTTGGGTGTTGATAATTCTCCTTGGTTCACTGTGCCTCCTGGGTTAAGCCCTTCTGGTTTGCTTAACTCTCCTGGTCTCTTTTGCTTATCTCCTCAG AGTCCTTTTGGAAAATCGCACCAGCAAGCATTGGCACAGGTTACGGCTCAAGCTGCTCTAGTGCAATCTCATGTACATGCGCAACCGGAATATCAAACTTTGTCTGCTGCAACTTCTTCGGAACCATCGATCCCTCCTTCATCTGCCAATCCTGAAGAAACTTTGCAGCGGATGCTTTCTTCAGACCCTCAAAGTTCTGCAATGGAATACTTGGAAGCTTCTCAATTCGATAAAAAAAGTCAGCCTTGTGTTGCTGTCGATAAACCGGCTGAGGATGGTTACAACTGGCGTAAGTATGGACAGAAGCAAATTAAAGGTTGTGAGTATCCGCGGAGCTACTATAAATGTACACATCCGAGTTGCCCTGTCAAAAAGATAGTCGAGCGTTCTGCCGAGGGCCTAATAACTGAAATTATATACAAAAGCACACATAATCATGAAAAGCCTCCACCAAATAAACAACCGAAGGGTGGAAGTGATGGAAACGCAAATTCGCAGGGTAATCTGGAACTAGGTTCTCTGGTTGTAGCTGGAAATTCGAACAACTTAAGTGAAGGGaaaaatcatgaatcaactcaaccggTGGAATTACCTGGATTTAGTGATTGTGAGGAAGGATGTGATGAAGAGAGTCGAGAAGAAAGAGATGATGATGAACCAAATCCAAAAAGAAG GAATAGCACAGGGGAAGCTGCAGTAGTGTTGTCACACAAGACTGTCACGGATGCAAAAATTATTGTGCAAACAAGAAGTGAAGTTGACCTTTTAGATGATGGCTATCGGTGGCGCAAATACGGGCAGAAAGTTGTCAAAGGGAACCCTCATCCAAG GAGCTATTACAAATGCACGAGTGCAGGATGCAATGTTCGGAAGCATGTGGAAAGAGCTTCATCCGATCCCAAAGCTGTCATAACAACATACGAGGGAAAACACAACCACGATGTCCCAGCGGCCAGAAACGGTAGCCACAACACAGTTAACAACAGTTTGCCTCAACCGAAACAGCAACACGATGCAGTGGCCGAGAAACATTCTTTGCTTCAAGAGATTGATTTCAGAAAAAATGTCCAGGGACCAGCAGTTTTAAGGCTAAAAGAGGAGCAAATAAGAGTGTAA